The following proteins come from a genomic window of Pirellula staleyi DSM 6068:
- a CDS encoding PSD1 and planctomycete cytochrome C domain-containing protein — protein MDLSPTRDSSRPRPCSLARRAAALLCAALVMMLGWCGATSSSGAAEIDFNRDIRPILAENCFYCHGQDPNKREADLRLDDREAATAKGAIVPGDAATSLLIERIHATDPDVQMPPPTSNRKLSDAQKQLLKDWITQGARYQKHWAYEPPIRPAAPEVTGRDWVRTPIDQFVLARLEQEKLAPSPEASRATLIRRLSIDLTGLPPSPEEVQQFVDDNDPLAYEKLVDRLLASPHYGERMALAWLDAARYADSNGFQQDGDTWQWMWRDNLAALLNRDLPFDEFTKWQLAGDLIPDATTEQKIASGFNRNHLLNGEGGAIAEEQRFVILFDRVDTTATTWLGLTMACAQCHDHKYDPITQVDYYSLMDGFNHLPESGTPQRFSSRIRVAPPLMELPTEENLAYIAKIEAEIATIEKEMAPSLALVFEGWRLGITADNSAADLAGLAEDLATIARKEEKDRSDNEKQKLAAGLQKYFDEKVRSQLAAKLDGLPKIDGLRKQIADYRADQIPRVMIMSDERARQTSVLSRGEYLSPTEPVSFNTPAFLPPLPSDAPKNRLGFAQWLFLPDHPLTARVQVNRMWQHFFGTGIVKTSEDFGVQSEYPLHGPLLDWLAVEFRENGWSVKKMHRLIVTSATYRQASRVTPELKSRDIENRLFARSSRFRMPSLVLRDWALRASGLLDTRVGGKPVYPYQPDGIWESLAITKERDFTYPASSGSDLYRRSLYTFWRRTVGPANMFDASNRQACRVRAVPTSTPLHALTTLNDPTWAEAARVLAERTIAASGNLEEQLSIAFARVVSRQPTPSELSLLRRAYDKQQAIFAADPAAATASLQVGSAPRNQSLDAVQHASLASVCLAIMNLDEALTRE, from the coding sequence ATGGACCTCTCCCCAACGCGCGATAGCTCTCGACCACGACCATGCTCCCTCGCCAGGCGCGCAGCGGCACTGCTGTGCGCAGCGCTCGTCATGATGCTCGGCTGGTGCGGTGCAACTTCGAGCAGCGGCGCTGCGGAGATCGATTTCAATCGCGATATCCGTCCGATCCTCGCCGAGAACTGCTTCTACTGTCACGGACAGGACCCGAACAAACGAGAGGCCGATCTGCGACTCGACGACCGCGAAGCAGCCACTGCCAAGGGTGCCATCGTTCCGGGAGATGCCGCCACGAGTCTGCTGATCGAACGGATTCATGCGACCGACCCCGACGTGCAGATGCCACCACCCACGTCGAACCGCAAACTGAGCGACGCGCAGAAGCAGCTACTCAAAGACTGGATCACGCAAGGTGCACGCTACCAAAAGCATTGGGCCTACGAACCACCGATTCGCCCCGCTGCACCTGAGGTGACCGGCCGCGACTGGGTGCGCACGCCGATCGATCAGTTCGTCCTTGCACGCCTCGAGCAAGAGAAGTTGGCCCCCTCGCCTGAAGCATCGCGCGCAACGCTGATTCGGCGGCTGTCGATCGACCTGACTGGTTTGCCTCCCTCGCCTGAAGAGGTGCAGCAGTTCGTCGACGACAATGATCCCCTGGCGTACGAAAAACTTGTCGATCGCTTGTTGGCGAGCCCGCACTACGGCGAGCGGATGGCACTCGCGTGGCTCGATGCGGCCCGCTATGCCGATAGCAACGGCTTTCAGCAAGATGGTGATACGTGGCAATGGATGTGGCGCGACAATCTAGCCGCACTCCTGAATCGCGACCTTCCCTTCGACGAGTTCACGAAGTGGCAATTGGCTGGGGACCTGATTCCAGACGCAACCACCGAGCAGAAGATTGCGAGCGGATTTAATCGTAACCATCTGCTCAACGGCGAAGGAGGAGCGATTGCCGAAGAACAACGGTTTGTGATTTTGTTTGATCGGGTCGATACGACTGCGACCACTTGGCTCGGACTGACGATGGCTTGTGCCCAGTGTCACGACCACAAATACGACCCCATCACACAAGTTGACTACTACAGCTTGATGGATGGTTTCAATCATCTTCCCGAGAGTGGAACGCCGCAGCGATTCTCGTCGCGCATTCGGGTCGCCCCGCCACTCATGGAACTCCCGACCGAAGAGAACCTGGCGTATATCGCTAAAATCGAGGCAGAAATCGCGACAATTGAGAAGGAGATGGCTCCGAGTCTGGCACTGGTTTTCGAAGGATGGCGGCTGGGGATCACGGCGGATAACTCGGCGGCTGATCTTGCCGGACTCGCGGAAGATCTCGCAACGATCGCGCGCAAGGAAGAGAAAGATCGTAGCGACAACGAAAAACAAAAGTTGGCTGCAGGTCTTCAAAAATACTTCGACGAAAAAGTCCGCTCGCAGCTCGCTGCCAAGCTCGACGGACTTCCGAAGATCGATGGGCTTCGCAAACAAATTGCCGACTATCGCGCCGACCAGATTCCGCGCGTGATGATCATGAGTGATGAGCGTGCGCGGCAAACGAGTGTCCTCTCGCGCGGTGAATACCTAAGCCCCACCGAGCCCGTTTCGTTCAACACTCCTGCGTTCCTTCCACCTCTCCCCAGCGACGCACCGAAGAACCGCCTCGGCTTTGCCCAGTGGCTGTTTCTTCCCGATCATCCACTCACCGCGCGCGTGCAAGTGAATCGGATGTGGCAACATTTCTTCGGGACCGGCATTGTCAAAACGAGTGAAGATTTTGGTGTGCAAAGCGAGTATCCGCTGCATGGCCCACTACTCGACTGGCTCGCTGTGGAGTTCCGCGAGAATGGCTGGAGCGTCAAAAAAATGCATCGGCTGATTGTCACATCGGCCACCTATCGACAGGCGAGTCGCGTGACACCCGAACTGAAATCGCGCGACATCGAGAATCGGCTCTTCGCGCGCTCGAGTCGGTTTCGTATGCCATCGCTTGTGCTCCGCGACTGGGCGCTCCGAGCCTCGGGACTACTCGACACACGCGTGGGAGGCAAACCGGTCTACCCCTATCAGCCCGATGGGATTTGGGAGTCACTAGCGATCACCAAGGAACGGGATTTCACCTATCCAGCCTCATCGGGCTCCGATCTCTACCGGCGCAGCCTCTATACTTTTTGGCGACGGACGGTGGGGCCTGCGAACATGTTCGATGCCTCGAATCGGCAAGCGTGCCGCGTGCGCGCTGTTCCCACGAGCACGCCACTTCACGCGCTCACTACGCTGAACGATCCCACGTGGGCCGAAGCGGCTCGCGTGCTGGCCGAGCGAACGATCGCCGCCTCGGGCAACCTGGAAGAGCAGCTCTCGATTGCATTTGCGCGAGTTGTTTCGCGGCAGCCGACGCCAAGTGAACTGTCGCTCCTGCGCCGCGCTTACGACAAACAGCAGGCCATTTTTGCCGCCGATCCCGCTGCAGCAACTGCCAGTTTGCAAGTGGGCAGTGCGCCGCGCAATCAATCGCTCGATGCCGTTCAGCATGCATCTCTGGCATCGGTTTGTCTGGCGATCATGAACCTCGACGAAGCCCTGACCCGCGAATAA
- a CDS encoding helix-turn-helix domain-containing protein, whose translation MTTFDAKQFQSDFFQRLPLADSVMRLFDALPHTYFYAKDRESRFVKVNHPFLENHGLSREEEALGKTDRDFHPPILAEAYIAEDRRVMARGEVVPGQIWPVLHRRQLPRWYVSTKAPLFGADGKVIGLAGAMYRIADPDDLTRYFQELTPVVRYFDQHYAETISMKEMAQLAGQSATHFHRRFRQLLHMNPTQYLRTVRIQNAQHMLTTSSRSLADIATAVGFTDQSHFTKRFRQSTGLTPDVYRRRFMSPSVSS comes from the coding sequence ATGACCACCTTCGACGCCAAGCAATTTCAGAGCGACTTTTTTCAGCGACTTCCGCTGGCCGACTCGGTAATGCGGCTGTTTGACGCACTTCCGCACACCTATTTCTACGCGAAAGATCGGGAAAGTCGTTTTGTAAAGGTGAACCATCCGTTCCTCGAAAACCACGGACTTTCACGCGAGGAAGAAGCGCTCGGGAAGACCGATCGCGACTTCCATCCCCCTATTTTGGCCGAGGCCTACATTGCGGAAGATCGTCGCGTGATGGCGCGGGGAGAGGTCGTGCCGGGGCAGATTTGGCCGGTGCTACATCGGCGACAACTGCCCCGCTGGTATGTCTCGACGAAGGCGCCGCTGTTTGGCGCCGATGGCAAAGTGATTGGCCTGGCCGGAGCGATGTACCGCATTGCCGACCCCGATGACCTGACGCGCTACTTTCAGGAACTCACCCCGGTAGTGCGTTATTTTGATCAGCACTATGCCGAGACGATTTCGATGAAAGAGATGGCTCAACTCGCAGGCCAATCGGCGACCCATTTCCATCGGCGCTTTCGGCAACTGCTGCACATGAACCCGACGCAGTACCTCCGCACCGTTCGCATCCAAAACGCGCAGCACATGCTCACCACGTCCTCACGCAGTCTGGCCGATATCGCCACCGCCGTCGGCTTTACCGATCAAAGTCACTTCACCAAGCGGTTTCGGCAATCGACCGGGCTCACTCCCGATGTCTACCGTCGACGCTTCATGAGCCCCAGTGTTTCCAGTTAA
- a CDS encoding ATP-binding cassette domain-containing protein, giving the protein MTVELSNILQPPTSSETPVILAEKVQFAFGEGELRKQILFDVDLAVMPGEIVLLTGPSGSGKTTLLTLIGALRQLKEGNLTVLGRSLRGATLADQLHVRRNIGFIFQQHNLLPFLTARRNVELMFELHPEVPAAVAQQRAEALLRQVGLGDRLDYYPARMSGGQKQRVAVARALAASPKLILADEPTAALDSQSGRDVVNLLKSLARNEACPILMVTHDSRVLDIADRIVHMEDGRIQSSNQSPLMTATDSSA; this is encoded by the coding sequence ATGACAGTCGAGCTATCGAATATTTTGCAGCCACCGACTAGTAGCGAAACACCGGTGATTCTCGCCGAAAAAGTGCAATTTGCCTTCGGCGAAGGGGAGCTGCGCAAACAGATTTTGTTCGACGTCGACCTGGCGGTGATGCCGGGGGAAATCGTTCTGCTCACTGGCCCAAGTGGAAGTGGTAAAACGACGCTGCTGACATTGATTGGCGCTCTGCGTCAGCTGAAAGAAGGAAATCTCACCGTGCTGGGGCGCTCGCTGCGTGGAGCCACGCTCGCCGATCAATTGCACGTGCGTCGCAACATTGGATTTATTTTTCAGCAGCACAACTTGCTACCGTTTTTAACAGCGCGGCGCAATGTCGAGTTGATGTTCGAACTACATCCTGAAGTCCCTGCCGCCGTGGCTCAGCAGCGTGCTGAAGCGCTGCTGCGTCAAGTGGGACTTGGTGATCGACTCGACTACTATCCCGCGCGGATGTCGGGTGGTCAAAAGCAGCGTGTGGCAGTGGCTCGCGCGCTGGCAGCTAGTCCGAAACTGATCCTCGCCGACGAACCGACCGCGGCACTCGACAGTCAATCGGGGCGCGATGTGGTGAATCTTCTCAAATCGCTCGCGCGGAACGAAGCGTGTCCGATCTTGATGGTGACTCACGACTCGCGCGTGCTCGACATCGCCGACCGAATCGTGCATATGGAAGATGGTCGGATTCAGTCGAGTAACCAGAGTCCGCTCATGACCGCCACCGATTCCTCTGCTTAA
- the devC gene encoding ABC transporter permease DevC: protein MYSSFRVAWQQLTHQPMKLATASAGVVVAVMLMLVQLGIRQGAIDNGVAIAERITADLVVSSPRTKSIFLASTFPRRLLYRLPAHPDVEKVQVLYISEARFRNPWDRREIPISVYGLDPRDPMMNMPGYTSLSEELDRPDCLIFDELSRSSYGPVVEYLKNEGPLYTEVNYRRIAVLDSIPVGISFTSDGNIYTSPANFQRLFPTHDPGAINLGLVRLKPGADPQKVCRELAPMLGNEAYIKLKQEIVKQEVDHIRTTHPLDFIFGLGAAVGFFIGFVVVYQILYTEVTNLLPQFATLKAMGFSDGYLLKIVLSQSAILSILGYFPGFFMALGIYQLATTAIQMPFEMTWSRAIFVFLATLTMCGLSGMVAIRKAWTADPADVF, encoded by the coding sequence ATGTACTCCAGTTTTCGTGTCGCCTGGCAACAACTCACGCATCAGCCGATGAAGCTCGCGACAGCTTCGGCGGGGGTCGTGGTTGCCGTGATGCTGATGCTGGTGCAACTTGGCATTCGTCAAGGAGCGATCGATAACGGCGTTGCCATTGCCGAGCGAATTACGGCCGATTTGGTGGTTTCGAGCCCACGCACGAAAAGCATTTTTCTAGCATCCACCTTTCCGCGCCGACTCCTTTATCGCCTTCCGGCACATCCCGATGTCGAGAAGGTGCAAGTCCTCTACATCTCGGAAGCTCGCTTTCGGAATCCTTGGGATCGACGCGAAATTCCAATCAGCGTGTATGGTCTCGACCCGCGCGATCCGATGATGAACATGCCGGGCTACACATCGCTATCAGAAGAACTCGATCGCCCCGACTGTCTGATTTTCGACGAACTGAGTCGCTCGAGCTATGGTCCCGTGGTTGAGTACCTGAAGAATGAAGGCCCCCTCTATACCGAGGTGAATTATCGCCGCATTGCGGTGCTCGATAGCATTCCGGTCGGCATTTCATTTACGAGCGATGGAAACATCTACACTTCGCCCGCGAACTTTCAGCGGCTCTTTCCCACACATGATCCCGGGGCTATCAACCTGGGACTTGTCCGGCTTAAGCCCGGCGCTGATCCGCAAAAAGTGTGTCGTGAACTTGCGCCGATGCTCGGCAACGAAGCCTACATCAAACTGAAGCAAGAGATCGTCAAGCAAGAGGTCGATCACATCCGTACGACCCATCCACTCGACTTCATTTTCGGTCTCGGCGCTGCAGTCGGTTTTTTCATCGGCTTTGTGGTGGTCTATCAGATTCTCTACACCGAAGTGACCAACTTGCTGCCGCAGTTTGCGACCCTGAAAGCGATGGGGTTCAGCGATGGCTATCTGCTGAAGATCGTTCTCAGCCAGTCGGCAATCCTCAGTATCCTTGGCTATTTTCCCGGGTTCTTCATGGCACTTGGAATCTATCAACTCGCAACCACGGCGATTCAAATGCCGTTTGAGATGACCTGGTCGCGAGCCATTTTTGTCTTCCTCGCCACACTCACCATGTGCGGTCTCTCGGGGATGGTTGCCATTCGTAAAGCGTGGACTGCTGACCCAGCAGATGTGTTCTGA
- a CDS encoding biotin/lipoyl-binding protein, with product MMRTVISIAVVIVVAAGIALYVYPQANAASHVETTPALQTPLNHIHALGRLEPRGRLLRIHAPSGNEGACIEKLLVEEGQDVEEGEVLAVLDNHQRRKAAAIEAEAQVRTAEAKLADIKAGAKQGEIAAQRAMVKLTESQKLYSQRQLDRARQLRDSNALSNEEFENTEWAFNRVNLEHQQQLERLASVMEVRATDVQVAEQEIAVARAAVVSAQANLAVTEIRAPITGRILALHCRTGERLSENGFAQIGNVQQMQAVAEVYEADLQRVKVGCRATVLVESTGETLEGVVVELGNLVARKVVLTNDPVSDTDARVVEVRVQLSQAASQKVERLSNARVQVHIELPPRS from the coding sequence ATGATGCGTACAGTCATATCGATTGCCGTTGTGATCGTTGTTGCAGCGGGGATTGCCCTCTATGTCTATCCGCAAGCGAATGCTGCTTCGCATGTCGAGACAACCCCTGCGCTGCAAACACCTCTCAACCATATCCATGCGCTCGGACGCTTAGAGCCACGCGGCCGACTCCTGCGGATTCATGCTCCGAGCGGTAACGAAGGGGCCTGCATCGAGAAACTGCTCGTCGAAGAGGGGCAAGATGTCGAGGAAGGTGAAGTGCTGGCGGTGCTCGACAATCATCAGCGGCGCAAAGCGGCTGCAATCGAGGCCGAAGCGCAAGTGCGCACAGCCGAGGCCAAGCTGGCCGACATAAAAGCAGGCGCAAAGCAGGGGGAAATCGCAGCGCAGCGCGCGATGGTGAAACTCACCGAATCGCAAAAACTTTATAGCCAGCGGCAACTCGATCGAGCACGTCAACTGCGCGATAGCAATGCGCTATCCAACGAGGAATTCGAGAACACCGAATGGGCCTTCAATCGGGTGAATCTCGAACATCAGCAGCAGCTCGAGCGACTCGCCAGTGTGATGGAAGTGCGCGCCACCGACGTGCAAGTGGCTGAGCAAGAGATCGCAGTTGCACGGGCCGCCGTGGTCTCGGCACAAGCGAATCTTGCCGTCACCGAGATTCGTGCTCCCATCACCGGACGAATCCTCGCCCTGCATTGCCGCACTGGCGAACGCTTGTCGGAAAACGGCTTTGCGCAAATCGGTAACGTCCAGCAAATGCAAGCAGTGGCCGAAGTTTATGAGGCCGATCTGCAGCGTGTGAAAGTCGGCTGTCGCGCGACCGTGCTCGTCGAATCCACTGGTGAAACACTCGAAGGAGTGGTCGTTGAACTGGGCAATCTTGTCGCCCGGAAAGTGGTGCTCACCAACGATCCGGTAAGCGATACCGATGCTCGCGTGGTCGAAGTTCGCGTTCAGCTGTCGCAAGCTGCGAGCCAAAAAGTCGAGCGGCTGTCGAACGCGCGTGTTCAAGTCCATATCGAACTTCCACCCCGCTCTTAG
- a CDS encoding TetR/AcrR family transcriptional regulator — translation MSAGNSKRDLICEAAIRTAGRDGLLAMTLDNVAKEAGISKGGVMYHFPTKDDLVRGMLEYFGTQGEQMLMQRIADDPNPGMRWARAFISCMFPTPDDPAHNSPTFSPELIEKMMLTTVAAAVNAPEMLDPLRELGKRLKSRLMQDPKDGLEQLLVWLAVDGLLLWQFIGLIDRSDPLFAKVGEALRERIRMRTSQEVSTQPEEAPPVSA, via the coding sequence ATGTCGGCTGGGAACTCAAAACGAGATTTGATCTGCGAAGCGGCTATTCGGACCGCTGGTCGTGATGGCCTGCTCGCGATGACGCTCGACAACGTCGCCAAGGAGGCGGGAATCAGCAAAGGGGGAGTGATGTATCACTTTCCGACCAAGGACGATCTCGTGCGTGGGATGCTCGAGTACTTCGGTACCCAAGGGGAGCAGATGCTGATGCAGCGCATTGCCGACGATCCCAACCCGGGGATGCGCTGGGCACGGGCATTCATCAGCTGCATGTTCCCGACCCCCGATGATCCCGCCCACAACTCGCCGACGTTCTCCCCCGAGTTGATCGAAAAAATGATGCTTACCACCGTTGCAGCGGCGGTGAATGCACCGGAAATGCTCGACCCTCTTCGCGAACTCGGCAAGCGGCTGAAATCGAGGCTGATGCAAGACCCCAAAGATGGTCTCGAACAGCTGCTCGTTTGGCTAGCTGTCGACGGACTCCTGCTGTGGCAATTCATCGGATTGATCGATCGGAGCGATCCGCTTTTTGCCAAAGTGGGTGAAGCGCTACGCGAGCGCATTCGCATGCGTACGTCGCAAGAGGTTTCCACACAGCCAGAAGAAGCTCCTCCGGTCTCCGCGTAA
- a CDS encoding prolyl oligopeptidase family serine peptidase: protein MTCFGPPRMVRSVAALLCAAAAVLFTHRSFAAEIPEPIASAPWKLEQFEKAPEFEVLSETTHEHGLLQELAFRGPAAPQASAGYTKVFAYYGKPKVAAGTKVPGLVLIHGGGGQAFENWVREANRRGYAAISISTGGRLGDGREKSEMKVWPDEFRGPSERATGLEPTKVNGPVKSPRDLPANAYWTYHAVADGMLAHSLLRSFPDVDADRTGVWGISWGGFTTCSLMGIDRRFHCAVPMYGCGHLENNSAWRQTIIRLRDEWRLSFNSTWDPSNYIPSTRANVFFFNGDQDAFYPLDSWMKCYDLVKSPKKMCVHRALAHGHIWDDRVKPVWNYLAEQLQSGPAIPMITRPIVKEGKVTAEFSATGPVARPRLYYTTGPNSDYMSRDWNEVKLTIDGNLLTGPAPPAEATAWYISLSDTEETKTYLAIASSEVIWTPDP, encoded by the coding sequence ATGACTTGTTTTGGCCCCCCTCGCATGGTTCGCAGCGTAGCGGCACTCCTTTGTGCGGCAGCTGCCGTGCTCTTCACCCATCGCTCGTTCGCTGCGGAAATTCCGGAACCGATTGCATCGGCACCGTGGAAGCTCGAGCAGTTCGAGAAGGCCCCGGAGTTCGAAGTTCTTAGCGAAACGACCCACGAACATGGGCTGCTGCAAGAGCTTGCTTTTCGCGGTCCTGCAGCTCCCCAAGCGTCGGCCGGGTATACGAAAGTTTTTGCCTACTATGGCAAGCCGAAGGTTGCTGCGGGGACCAAGGTTCCGGGACTCGTGCTCATTCATGGCGGGGGCGGACAAGCATTTGAAAACTGGGTTCGTGAAGCTAATCGACGCGGCTACGCGGCCATTTCGATCAGCACGGGTGGTCGACTAGGGGATGGTCGCGAAAAGTCGGAGATGAAAGTTTGGCCCGACGAGTTTCGTGGACCTTCGGAGCGGGCCACTGGCTTGGAACCAACGAAGGTGAATGGGCCGGTGAAGAGTCCGCGCGATTTGCCCGCGAATGCCTACTGGACCTACCATGCGGTTGCTGATGGGATGCTCGCGCACTCACTACTGCGATCGTTCCCCGACGTCGACGCCGATCGCACGGGAGTGTGGGGAATCAGCTGGGGTGGTTTTACGACCTGTTCTTTGATGGGAATCGATCGAAGATTTCACTGCGCGGTGCCGATGTATGGCTGTGGTCATCTCGAGAACAACAGCGCATGGAGGCAAACGATTATTCGTCTGCGAGACGAATGGAGGCTCTCTTTTAATTCGACGTGGGATCCATCGAACTACATCCCTTCGACCCGCGCGAACGTTTTCTTTTTTAATGGTGATCAAGACGCGTTCTATCCGCTCGATAGCTGGATGAAATGCTACGACCTCGTGAAGTCACCGAAGAAAATGTGTGTGCACCGCGCTTTGGCCCACGGACATATTTGGGACGATCGCGTGAAGCCTGTTTGGAACTATCTGGCGGAGCAGCTGCAGTCGGGGCCAGCCATACCGATGATCACGCGCCCGATCGTAAAAGAAGGAAAAGTGACTGCGGAATTTTCGGCCACAGGGCCCGTTGCTCGGCCACGTCTCTACTACACCACCGGGCCCAATAGCGATTACATGTCGCGCGACTGGAACGAGGTCAAGCTGACGATCGATGGGAATCTGCTGACCGGCCCTGCTCCCCCCGCAGAGGCGACAGCCTGGTACATCTCCCTCTCCGACACGGAGGAGACCAAAACCTACTTGGCGATTGCCAGTAGCGAAGTGATTTGGACTCCCGATCCGTAA
- a CDS encoding acetylxylan esterase, with amino-acid sequence MLSLRHIGLAAGFLVALATSLSAATKVEVVPDRESGLYAPGDKITWKVTVSTDDKLAQGKIDYSVKRSGLEEIDQGSIDLKDGSATISTSRDNPGTMLVSVTFTAGAEKVTRYGGAAVAWEKILPSSDAPADFDSFWKSKLEALSQTPADPEIKPIDIGDDSVEYYHVTLGGYNGSKIRGQLAKPKGKSDLPAMLIVQWAGVYPLQKDWVLHHAKSGWLVFNILAHDLPIDEKPEFYAEKAKNELNDYPGIGNDDRETSYFLRMFLSCYRAADYVTSRDDWNQHTLLVQGGSQGGYQAIVTAGFHPKVTAMAASVPAGCDHTGKQVARAPGWPNWASRTWQGKSEAKMLAAAPYFDAMQFARSAKCDAIVGVGLADTACPSEGVLATCNLLGGTKEVVIMPTADHGGDHQAYYAALGKFLDKHRTSKTGSK; translated from the coding sequence ATGCTGAGTTTGCGTCACATTGGTTTGGCAGCTGGGTTTCTCGTCGCACTTGCCACCTCACTCTCGGCCGCGACGAAGGTCGAAGTGGTCCCCGACCGCGAGTCGGGGCTCTATGCCCCGGGTGACAAAATCACTTGGAAAGTGACCGTTTCCACCGACGATAAACTGGCGCAAGGAAAGATTGACTACAGCGTGAAGCGGAGCGGCCTGGAGGAAATCGACCAAGGTTCGATCGATCTCAAGGACGGAAGCGCCACGATCAGCACGTCGCGCGATAATCCCGGGACGATGCTCGTTTCAGTCACGTTTACAGCAGGGGCAGAAAAGGTCACACGCTACGGCGGAGCTGCTGTTGCTTGGGAGAAGATCCTCCCCTCGTCGGATGCGCCAGCCGACTTCGATAGTTTCTGGAAATCGAAACTCGAAGCCCTCAGCCAAACGCCTGCCGATCCCGAGATCAAGCCGATCGATATCGGGGACGATTCGGTCGAGTACTACCACGTCACTCTTGGGGGCTACAACGGCTCGAAGATTCGTGGCCAACTCGCCAAGCCAAAAGGAAAATCTGATCTTCCCGCGATGCTGATCGTGCAATGGGCTGGCGTCTATCCGCTACAAAAAGATTGGGTCTTGCACCACGCCAAAAGTGGCTGGCTTGTGTTCAACATTTTGGCCCACGACCTGCCGATTGACGAAAAGCCCGAGTTCTACGCCGAAAAAGCGAAGAACGAGCTCAACGACTATCCCGGCATCGGGAACGATGATCGGGAAACGAGTTACTTTCTTCGGATGTTTCTGTCGTGCTACCGCGCGGCCGATTATGTCACCTCGCGCGACGACTGGAATCAGCACACGCTGCTGGTCCAAGGAGGGAGCCAAGGAGGCTATCAGGCGATTGTGACAGCCGGCTTTCATCCCAAGGTGACCGCGATGGCTGCGAGTGTTCCTGCCGGTTGCGATCACACTGGCAAACAAGTCGCCCGCGCGCCAGGCTGGCCGAACTGGGCTAGCCGCACCTGGCAAGGGAAGAGTGAAGCAAAAATGCTCGCTGCTGCCCCCTACTTCGATGCGATGCAATTTGCGCGAAGCGCCAAGTGCGACGCCATCGTCGGTGTGGGACTGGCCGATACGGCTTGTCCATCGGAAGGTGTGCTCGCCACCTGCAACCTGCTCGGTGGAACCAAAGAGGTTGTGATCATGCCGACAGCCGACCACGGCGGCGATCATCAAGCCTACTACGCCGCGCTCGGCAAGTTTCTCGACAAACATCGCACGAGCAAAACAGGTTCGAAGTAA